Proteins encoded in a region of the Prochlorococcus marinus CUG1416 genome:
- the queA gene encoding tRNA preQ1(34) S-adenosylmethionine ribosyltransferase-isomerase QueA: MISQMNNQESDHKLEAYNYFLDPSLIASKPSAIRHESRLMIVRNSVLEEDCLTNKFTKNLLDEFREGDLVVVNNTKVMKARLKVELENKTLVELLVLERSHECVWLCLAKPAKKLKINRKIKLKSLLAQDINLMVDGVDEETGGRFIKFPENITGLNSMNDLLDKYGEIPLPPYIKNSEEESFHEKSYQTEYATNPGAVAAPTAGLHLSKSLISNLKKKGVIILPITLHVGYGTFKPIDQEDLSNLKLHKEWVSVNKEVVEEIKRIKKTDRRIIAIGTTSVRALESCYSNEINDFIPIAKYVDLVIKPGYKFKVVDGLLTNFHLPKSSLLLLVSAMIGRERLLDLYKKAIKEKFRFFSYGDAMYISPDSLLEKNRFRL, translated from the coding sequence TTGATTTCTCAAATGAATAATCAAGAAAGTGATCATAAGCTTGAAGCTTATAATTACTTTCTTGATCCTTCATTAATTGCTAGTAAACCTTCTGCAATTAGGCATGAATCAAGATTGATGATAGTTAGAAATAGTGTTTTAGAAGAAGACTGCTTAACTAATAAATTTACCAAGAATCTTTTAGATGAATTTAGAGAAGGCGATCTTGTAGTTGTAAACAATACTAAAGTAATGAAAGCTAGGTTAAAGGTTGAATTAGAAAATAAGACATTAGTCGAATTATTAGTTTTAGAAAGGTCACATGAATGTGTTTGGTTATGTTTGGCAAAGCCAGCGAAAAAGTTAAAAATAAATAGAAAAATAAAATTAAAATCTCTTTTGGCACAAGATATTAATTTGATGGTTGATGGGGTTGATGAAGAAACTGGAGGGAGATTTATTAAATTTCCTGAAAATATAACTGGTCTTAATTCAATGAATGACCTTCTTGATAAATACGGGGAAATCCCTCTCCCTCCTTATATAAAAAATTCTGAAGAAGAATCTTTTCATGAGAAAAGTTATCAAACTGAGTATGCAACTAATCCGGGGGCAGTTGCTGCACCAACAGCTGGTTTACACTTAAGCAAAAGTCTTATTTCCAATCTAAAAAAAAAAGGAGTAATAATCTTACCGATAACTTTGCACGTGGGTTATGGAACATTCAAACCAATTGATCAAGAAGATTTAAGTAACTTAAAACTTCATAAAGAATGGGTAAGTGTTAATAAGGAAGTAGTGGAGGAAATAAAAAGAATAAAGAAAACAGATAGAAGAATAATTGCTATTGGAACAACTAGCGTAAGAGCTCTTGAAAGTTGTTATTCTAACGAAATTAATGACTTTATTCCTATAGCGAAGTACGTGGATTTAGTAATTAAGCCAGGTTATAAATTTAAGGTAGTTGATGGATTATTAACTAATTTTCATCTTCCTAAAAGTTCATTATTACTACTAGTAAGTGCAATGATTGGTAGAGAAAGATTATTAGATTTGTATAAAAAAGCCATAAAAGAAAAATTTAGATTTTTCTCTTATGGCGATGCTATGTATATTTCACCAGATTCATTACTGGAGAAAAATAGATTTAGGCTTTGA
- the cysK gene encoding cysteine synthase A, producing the protein MAKIYEDNSFAIGNTPLVKLKSVTKNAKATVLAKIEGRNPAYSVKCRIGANMIWDAEKSGKLTKDKTIVEPTSGNTGIALAFTASARGYKLILTMPESMSIERRRVMAVLGAEIVLTEASKGMPGAIAKAKEIAESNPSQYFMPGQFDNPANPEIHFKTTGPEIWDDCDGEIDVLVAGVGTGGTITGVSRYIKQEKGKNITSVAVEPSHSPVITQTMNGEEVKSGPHKIQGIGAGFIPKNLDLSIVDKVEQVTNDESIEMALRLAKEEGLLVGISCGAAAAAAVRLAEQDEYAGKTIVVVLPDLAERYLSSIMFTEVPSGIIQEPVKA; encoded by the coding sequence ATGGCAAAAATTTATGAGGACAACAGTTTTGCTATTGGAAACACTCCATTAGTAAAATTAAAATCAGTTACTAAAAACGCGAAAGCTACAGTACTTGCAAAAATTGAAGGTAGAAACCCAGCTTATAGTGTCAAATGTAGGATTGGCGCCAACATGATCTGGGATGCAGAGAAAAGTGGGAAACTTACAAAAGACAAAACAATTGTTGAGCCAACTTCTGGAAATACAGGAATTGCTCTAGCTTTTACTGCTTCAGCAAGAGGTTATAAACTCATCCTTACAATGCCAGAATCCATGTCAATTGAAAGAAGAAGGGTTATGGCAGTGTTGGGGGCTGAAATTGTTTTAACAGAGGCCTCTAAAGGTATGCCTGGAGCAATAGCTAAGGCTAAAGAGATTGCAGAAAGTAATCCTTCTCAATATTTCATGCCAGGTCAATTTGATAATCCAGCAAACCCTGAAATTCATTTCAAAACTACTGGACCAGAAATCTGGGATGATTGCGATGGTGAAATTGATGTTTTAGTTGCAGGGGTTGGAACTGGCGGCACAATTACAGGAGTTTCAAGATACATTAAGCAAGAGAAGGGCAAAAATATTACTTCTGTAGCTGTAGAACCCTCACATAGTCCTGTTATTACACAGACAATGAATGGAGAAGAGGTTAAATCTGGACCACATAAAATTCAAGGAATTGGTGCAGGATTTATTCCTAAGAACCTTGACTTATCAATTGTTGATAAGGTTGAACAGGTAACAAATGACGAGTCAATCGAGATGGCTCTTAGATTAGCAAAAGAAGAAGGGCTATTAGTAGGAATATCTTGTGGAGCTGCGGCGGCGGCGGCTGTTAGATTAGCTGAACAAGATGAATATGCGGGGAAAACCATCGTAGTTGTTCTACCTGATTTAGCAGAGAGATATTTATCATCAATTATGTTTACTGAAGTTCCAAGCGGAATCATTCAAGAACCAGTCAAAGCCTAA
- a CDS encoding PLP-dependent transferase — MRDLLKNPIWKNLELGYSIPDSIHAVSVALPTWNDVINYEEKNQECINLLKSIYPRFGLNPIVKRLCEKVKKENYYNNKSIWPYPNESIAFKAKKYIDRNTSEQFSLIEKRDNLALLITEKKGSIYAKSFWQHTGLGISSRAAAIELGLEDRPPKSYVNECSQRIKNRISKSTKISSNDIHLTSSGMSALHTSLEIIYKLFPAKPTLQIGFPYVDVLKLPMNIFHGAKLITEENCEDIELEIKRINPSALIIELPSNPMLKCVNIKKISKIGKKLNIPLIVDDTIGSNLNINSLEHADIVFTSLTKIFSGSGDILAGSFILNPKSKWIDQFRNALNEINLPTLSDGDTVYLEKVSRDVNQRVFEQNKACLELKKRLETHSEIKNIFHPENCPNFNSLLTSDGGYGCLLSFELNGGLNKAKKFYDSLQVSKGPSLGTKFTLVCPYVLLAHYDELDWAESFGIPSHLIRVSVGLEDQDQLWKSFSEALNNF, encoded by the coding sequence TTGAGAGATTTACTTAAAAACCCTATATGGAAAAATTTAGAGTTAGGATATTCTATTCCTGATAGTATTCATGCTGTTTCTGTAGCATTACCAACTTGGAACGATGTAATAAATTACGAGGAAAAAAATCAAGAATGCATAAATTTATTGAAGTCCATTTACCCAAGATTCGGGCTAAACCCCATAGTGAAAAGATTATGTGAAAAAGTAAAAAAGGAAAATTACTACAACAATAAAAGTATCTGGCCATATCCGAATGAAAGCATAGCTTTTAAAGCCAAAAAATACATTGATAGAAATACTTCTGAACAATTCTCATTAATAGAAAAAAGAGATAATTTAGCTCTCTTAATAACTGAAAAAAAAGGAAGTATTTATGCAAAATCTTTTTGGCAACATACTGGTCTTGGCATATCTTCAAGGGCTGCTGCTATAGAACTAGGTCTTGAAGATCGCCCTCCAAAATCTTACGTAAATGAATGTTCTCAAAGAATAAAAAATAGAATTTCTAAATCTACAAAAATTAGCTCTAATGATATTCACTTAACTTCATCTGGAATGTCTGCATTGCATACATCATTAGAAATCATATATAAATTATTTCCAGCTAAACCAACACTCCAAATTGGTTTTCCATATGTAGATGTACTTAAATTACCAATGAATATCTTTCATGGAGCCAAGTTAATTACAGAAGAAAATTGCGAGGATATTGAATTAGAAATCAAAAGAATAAATCCATCTGCATTAATTATTGAACTACCGAGTAATCCAATGCTCAAATGTGTAAACATTAAAAAAATTTCAAAAATAGGAAAAAAGTTAAATATTCCCTTAATTGTTGACGATACCATTGGTTCAAATTTAAATATAAATTCCTTAGAACATGCAGATATAGTTTTTACTTCACTTACAAAAATTTTTTCAGGTAGTGGTGATATTCTTGCCGGATCATTCATACTAAATCCAAAAAGCAAATGGATTGATCAATTTAGAAATGCATTAAACGAGATTAATCTTCCAACACTTTCCGATGGAGATACAGTTTATCTAGAGAAAGTTAGTAGAGATGTAAATCAAAGAGTTTTTGAACAAAATAAAGCATGTTTAGAATTAAAAAAAAGATTAGAGACCCATAGCGAGATTAAAAATATTTTCCATCCTGAAAATTGTCCAAATTTTAATTCTTTGCTCACTTCTGATGGAGGATATGGCTGCTTATTATCATTTGAATTAAATGGAGGATTGAACAAAGCTAAGAAATTTTATGATTCTCTACAAGTATCCAAAGGACCTAGTTTAGGTACAAAATTTACTCTAGTTTGTCCTTATGTTTTACTAGCTCATTATGACGAGTTGGATTGGGCTGAAAGTTTTGGTATACCTTCGCACCTAATTAGAGTATCAGTTGGATTAGAAGACCAAGATCAATTATGGAAAAGCTTTTCTGAAGCACTAAATAATTTCTAA
- a CDS encoding trans-sulfuration enzyme family protein: protein MGNKENNIKKPGFKTLSIHHGETFAKETGCVMPPIFSTSTFKHGNKDNFDYTRSGNPNFRILESVLKSIEDSKYCTVFGSGISAVTAISSTLKSGDKILCESNLYGCTVRMFEKVFKKFGLEVLYTDFTNENNIEKISYFEPTLIWLESPTNPLLKVLDIKAICDEANKLQIPVVVDNTFSTALIQKPLDLGATLSLVSTTKFINGHSDALGGAVLTNNEVWNSKMLFSQKALGLQPSPFDSWLITRGVKTLPLRIEQQTQSAKLISEELENHKIISKVIYPFNQKHPQFNLAKSQMRSGGSMITIKLNLKKEDTFKFCKSLKYFSLAESLGGVESLICHPATMTHASVDDETKNLLGIDDSLVRLSIGCEETKDLISDILFALNKF, encoded by the coding sequence ATGGGAAATAAGGAAAATAATATAAAAAAGCCAGGTTTTAAGACCTTATCTATTCACCATGGGGAAACATTTGCAAAAGAAACTGGATGCGTTATGCCTCCTATTTTTTCTACATCTACTTTCAAACATGGAAATAAAGATAATTTCGACTACACAAGATCAGGCAATCCAAACTTTAGAATTCTAGAAAGCGTCCTTAAATCAATAGAAGATTCTAAATACTGTACCGTTTTTGGATCTGGAATTAGCGCGGTAACTGCAATATCATCAACACTAAAATCAGGTGACAAGATACTCTGCGAGTCAAATCTCTATGGTTGTACAGTGAGGATGTTCGAAAAAGTTTTCAAGAAATTTGGACTAGAAGTTTTATACACAGATTTTACAAACGAAAATAATATCGAAAAGATTTCATACTTCGAGCCAACCTTGATATGGCTAGAAAGTCCAACTAATCCACTTTTGAAGGTACTTGATATTAAGGCGATTTGTGATGAAGCAAATAAATTACAAATCCCAGTAGTTGTGGACAACACCTTTTCTACGGCACTTATTCAAAAACCATTAGACCTTGGAGCAACACTATCACTCGTAAGCACAACAAAATTCATTAATGGACATAGTGATGCACTTGGTGGAGCAGTACTAACAAATAATGAGGTATGGAATAGTAAGATGCTTTTCTCTCAAAAAGCTCTAGGGCTTCAACCATCTCCTTTTGATAGTTGGCTCATTACGAGAGGAGTAAAAACTCTTCCTTTAAGAATCGAACAACAAACGCAAAGTGCAAAATTAATTTCTGAAGAATTAGAGAATCATAAAATAATTAGTAAAGTAATTTATCCTTTTAATCAAAAACATCCGCAATTTAATTTAGCAAAATCGCAAATGAGATCTGGAGGTTCGATGATCACCATAAAATTAAATCTTAAAAAAGAGGATACTTTTAAATTTTGCAAATCTCTCAAATATTTCTCTCTAGCAGAGAGCCTTGGAGGAGTTGAAAGTTTAATTTGTCACCCCGCAACAATGACTCATGCTTCTGTTGATGATGAAACAAAAAATCTTTTAGGCATAGATGATTCTCTTGTCAGATTATCGATTGGATGTGAAGAAACAAAAGATTTAATCTCAGACATATTATTTGCTTTAAATAAATTCTGA
- the rpsD gene encoding 30S ribosomal protein S4: MSRYRGPRLRVTRRLGELPGLTRKASKKSNPPGQHGQARRKRSEYAIRLEEKQKLRFNYGVSEKQLVRYIKKARAQEGSTGTNLLRLLENRLDNVCFRLGFGGTIPGSRQLVNHGHVNVNGKVLDIAGYQCKSGDVISIKENKASKKLVEGNIEFPGLANVPPHIELDKAKLTGKINGKCDREWVALEINELLVVEYYSRKV; this comes from the coding sequence ATGTCAAGATACCGCGGCCCAAGATTAAGGGTTACGCGTCGCTTGGGAGAACTACCAGGTCTCACTAGGAAAGCTTCAAAGAAGTCTAATCCTCCAGGTCAGCACGGCCAAGCCCGTCGCAAGCGATCAGAATATGCTATTCGTCTAGAAGAAAAGCAGAAACTAAGGTTCAATTACGGTGTTTCTGAAAAACAGCTCGTTCGTTATATAAAAAAAGCTAGAGCTCAAGAAGGATCAACAGGAACAAACCTACTAAGACTTTTAGAAAACAGACTAGATAATGTTTGTTTTAGATTAGGTTTTGGAGGTACTATTCCAGGATCAAGACAATTAGTAAATCATGGCCATGTAAATGTTAACGGAAAGGTTCTTGACATTGCTGGCTATCAATGCAAATCAGGTGATGTAATCTCAATTAAAGAAAACAAAGCAAGTAAAAAACTTGTTGAAGGAAATATAGAATTCCCTGGTTTAGCAAATGTCCCCCCACATATTGAGTTAGACAAAGCTAAATTAACAGGAAAAATAAATGGGAAATGTGATAGAGAGTGGGTGGCTCTTGAAATAAACGAACTACTAGTTGTTGAATATTATTCAAGAAAAGTTTAA
- the yidD gene encoding membrane protein insertion efficiency factor YidD — MFKTINKSIRYLLLLMISFYQKWFSPFFGPRCRFIPSCSSYGYEAITRHGPWKGGWLTLRRLSKCHPLTPCGCDPVPD, encoded by the coding sequence GTGTTCAAAACTATTAATAAATCAATTAGATACTTACTTCTTTTGATGATTTCTTTTTATCAAAAGTGGTTTTCTCCTTTTTTCGGACCAAGATGTAGATTTATTCCAAGTTGCAGTTCTTATGGATATGAGGCTATTACTAGACATGGCCCTTGGAAGGGTGGATGGTTGACTTTAAGAAGATTAAGTAAATGTCATCCTCTAACTCCATGCGGATGCGACCCTGTGCCTGATTAA
- a CDS encoding glutaredoxin family protein, which produces MKIFIFVRQGCCLCDSLKNKLAKINLNELFPNLEELKEIDIDRFDLYQDKYKKYDYEVPVIAVEGIRSKEIIELPRISPRLKDDQLKNWFQKNINTILKK; this is translated from the coding sequence ATGAAAATATTTATTTTTGTTAGGCAGGGATGTTGCCTTTGTGATTCATTAAAAAACAAACTGGCAAAAATAAATCTTAATGAGCTATTCCCTAATCTTGAGGAGCTTAAAGAAATTGATATTGATAGGTTTGATCTATATCAAGATAAATATAAAAAATATGATTATGAAGTACCTGTTATTGCTGTTGAAGGGATTAGGTCCAAGGAAATTATAGAATTGCCTCGTATTTCTCCAAGATTAAAAGATGATCAATTAAAGAATTGGTTTCAAAAAAATATTAATACCATTCTGAAGAAATAA
- a CDS encoding UDP-N-acetylmuramoyl-L-alanyl-D-glutamate--2,6-diaminopimelate ligase: MRSIKLHKLLDLVGIIPSLDLIDHEINNISFNSKEVQKGTLFLGMPGLSVDGGRYCIEAIENGAEAAIIGSAAKEKIGSIDRERILVIEDNLDYIFGQIVAEFWNRPSRKLKLIGVTGTNGKTTITFLLEYLLKKLGKKTALFGTLLNRWPGFSEAASHTTDFADKLQKKLNAAVEVESEFAILEVSSHSIAQNRISGCEFEAAIFTNLTQDHLDYHSDMESYFQTKRKLFFPPYLKENDGICVLNHDDHWISKLSSDLEKRSSLVSTKITESAFENDDFFFVTDKKFTESGSTCIFHTPREKIQLFVPLLGEFNLMNAIQAITILYKLNFSLKDLSKLIQSFPGAPGRMEKIQIDNDIVLRSLPTVIVDYAHTPDGLKKVLQSIKKLCEGKIITVFGCGGDRDRSKRPLMGSIAEEFSDQLFITSDNPRSEEPQKIVNDILMGIKKREKIKIEIDRFKAINESIKFANKEDIVLIAGKGHEDYQILNNKVINFDDRKIAYKLLKEKNKSQ, encoded by the coding sequence ATGAGATCTATAAAATTACATAAACTTTTAGATTTGGTAGGAATTATTCCTTCATTAGATTTAATCGATCATGAAATCAATAATATTTCCTTTAACTCTAAAGAAGTACAAAAAGGAACTTTGTTTTTAGGTATGCCTGGTTTAAGTGTTGATGGAGGAAGATATTGTATTGAGGCAATTGAAAATGGTGCAGAGGCCGCCATTATTGGGTCTGCTGCAAAAGAGAAAATTGGATCTATTGATCGAGAAAGGATTTTGGTTATAGAGGATAATTTAGATTATATTTTTGGTCAAATAGTCGCTGAGTTTTGGAATAGGCCCTCAAGGAAACTTAAACTTATTGGTGTTACTGGTACAAATGGAAAAACTACAATTACTTTTTTATTGGAATATCTTTTAAAAAAATTAGGGAAAAAGACTGCATTATTTGGGACCTTGCTCAATAGATGGCCTGGCTTCTCAGAAGCGGCTTCTCATACAACTGATTTCGCCGATAAACTTCAAAAGAAATTAAATGCTGCTGTTGAGGTTGAATCTGAATTCGCGATATTAGAGGTAAGTTCTCATTCTATTGCTCAAAACAGGATATCAGGATGCGAATTCGAGGCGGCTATTTTTACTAATTTAACTCAAGATCATCTTGATTATCACTCAGATATGGAATCATATTTTCAAACAAAAAGAAAATTATTTTTCCCACCTTACTTAAAAGAAAACGATGGAATTTGTGTATTAAATCATGATGACCATTGGATATCTAAATTATCATCTGATCTTGAAAAAAGATCTTCATTAGTTTCTACAAAGATTACTGAAAGTGCATTTGAAAATGATGATTTTTTTTTCGTAACAGATAAAAAATTTACTGAAAGTGGTTCCACCTGTATTTTTCATACACCGAGGGAAAAAATTCAACTTTTTGTTCCACTTCTTGGTGAATTTAATTTAATGAATGCGATTCAAGCAATAACAATTTTGTATAAACTTAATTTTTCTTTAAAAGATCTATCAAAGTTAATACAATCTTTCCCTGGTGCTCCTGGGAGAATGGAGAAAATACAAATTGATAATGACATCGTTTTAAGATCACTCCCAACAGTAATTGTTGATTATGCCCACACTCCTGATGGATTAAAAAAAGTTTTGCAATCAATTAAAAAACTTTGTGAGGGAAAAATTATAACTGTTTTTGGCTGTGGCGGAGATCGAGACCGTAGTAAAAGGCCTTTGATGGGATCAATAGCTGAAGAGTTTTCTGATCAACTTTTTATAACTTCAGATAATCCAAGATCAGAAGAACCCCAAAAGATAGTAAATGATATTTTGATGGGTATAAAAAAAAGAGAAAAAATAAAAATTGAGATTGATAGATTTAAAGCAATAAATGAATCTATTAAATTTGCTAATAAAGAAGATATTGTTTTAATTGCAGGAAAAGGACATGAAGACTACCAAATTCTCAATAATAAAGTTATTAATTTTGATGATAGAAAAATAGCTTATAAATTATTAAAAGAAAAAAATAAATCTCAATAA
- a CDS encoding SDR family NAD(P)-dependent oxidoreductase, which yields MKGLALVVGSGGIGTQLAKDLNDGEKDLDVVLCGRKSEFNSFWELDIEDSQSLLQLKNKISNHPSKLRLVVNATGRLHSDSLQPEKRLQHLDKKNMMESFSINAFSPILLAKAIEEFIPKDFDFNFASISARVGSIGDNQTGGWYSYRAAKSAQNQFFKSLSIEWARRFPKATITLLHPGTVDTDLSRPFHKFVPEHKLFSKEKSSQFLINIIKNQTPESTGKFIAWDKSEIPW from the coding sequence ATGAAAGGCTTAGCCTTAGTTGTAGGCTCAGGTGGAATTGGAACACAACTAGCTAAAGATCTGAATGATGGTGAAAAAGATTTAGATGTTGTTTTGTGTGGAAGAAAAAGTGAATTTAATTCCTTTTGGGAATTAGATATAGAGGATTCTCAATCCCTTTTGCAGTTGAAAAATAAAATATCAAATCATCCTTCAAAATTAAGGCTAGTTGTTAATGCTACAGGTAGACTTCATAGTGATTCTCTTCAACCAGAAAAAAGATTACAACATCTTGATAAAAAAAATATGATGGAAAGTTTTTCAATAAATGCCTTTTCTCCTATTTTATTAGCTAAAGCGATTGAAGAATTTATACCAAAAGATTTTGATTTTAATTTTGCAAGTATAAGTGCAAGAGTGGGTAGCATTGGAGATAATCAAACTGGAGGCTGGTATTCATATAGAGCTGCAAAATCTGCGCAAAATCAGTTTTTTAAATCTTTAAGTATTGAATGGGCTAGACGTTTCCCAAAGGCTACTATCACATTGCTTCATCCAGGAACAGTAGATACTGATTTATCTAGACCTTTTCATAAATTTGTTCCAGAACATAAATTATTTAGTAAAGAAAAATCCTCCCAATTCTTGATCAATATTATTAAAAATCAAACTCCAGAATCTACAGGAAAATTTATTGCATGGGATAAATCGGAGATACCTTGGTAA
- a CDS encoding aminotransferase class V-fold PLP-dependent enzyme has protein sequence MRNNLRGQIPALRNKYYFNYGGQGPLPKSSLEAIVKTWEIIQDLGPFTNDMWPFIYKEILTTKRIIAQKLGVNSKNVALTENISSGMILPFWGIKVEEGEELLISDCEHPGVVAASREFCRRNKLIFKILPIQKIKNLNDESILLEISKNLTSKTKLLIISHILWNFGYKIPLKEISIELKNNRENSYLLVDGAQTFGHIKIEEQVFYSDLYSITSHKWACGPEGLGAIYVSDRFIHETDPTIIGWKSLKKEQGIYEPSDNLFHDDARKFEIATSCIPLLAGLRNSLDLLDKDCNEKEKNKNIRKLSGKLWDELNQLKGVELVLEKKYLNGILSFNIQNIKDKDEFVKKLGEKKIWIRVLEDPKWFRACVHQMTTEAEIDLLAKEIKKILT, from the coding sequence ATGAGAAATAATCTAAGAGGTCAAATTCCAGCATTAAGAAATAAATATTATTTCAACTATGGAGGTCAAGGACCTTTACCAAAATCTTCGCTAGAAGCAATAGTTAAAACTTGGGAAATAATTCAAGATTTAGGACCATTTACAAATGATATGTGGCCTTTTATCTATAAAGAAATATTGACTACGAAAAGAATTATTGCGCAAAAATTAGGTGTTAATTCAAAAAATGTAGCTTTAACCGAGAATATCTCTTCTGGTATGATTTTGCCTTTTTGGGGTATAAAAGTAGAAGAGGGAGAAGAATTGTTAATAAGTGACTGCGAACATCCTGGGGTAGTAGCTGCAAGTCGAGAATTTTGTAGAAGAAATAAATTAATATTCAAAATTTTGCCAATCCAAAAAATCAAAAATCTCAACGACGAAAGTATACTTTTAGAGATTTCAAAAAATCTAACTAGTAAAACTAAGCTCCTAATTATTTCTCATATATTGTGGAACTTTGGATATAAAATTCCTTTAAAAGAAATTTCTATCGAATTAAAAAATAATCGAGAAAATTCTTATCTACTTGTTGATGGTGCTCAAACCTTTGGTCATATAAAAATTGAAGAACAAGTTTTTTATTCGGATTTATATTCAATAACTTCTCATAAATGGGCATGTGGTCCAGAAGGACTTGGAGCTATCTATGTCTCAGATAGATTTATTCATGAAACAGATCCAACAATAATTGGTTGGAAGTCATTAAAAAAAGAACAAGGGATTTATGAACCTTCAGATAATCTTTTTCATGATGATGCAAGGAAATTTGAAATAGCTACCTCTTGTATTCCTTTACTTGCTGGGCTCCGGAATTCTTTAGATCTTTTGGATAAAGACTGCAATGAAAAAGAAAAAAACAAAAATATCAGAAAATTAAGTGGGAAACTTTGGGATGAATTAAATCAATTAAAGGGTGTTGAATTAGTTTTAGAAAAAAAATATTTAAATGGGATTCTTAGTTTTAATATTCAAAATATTAAAGATAAGGATGAATTTGTAAAGAAACTTGGAGAAAAGAAAATTTGGATTAGAGTTTTAGAAGATCCAAAATGGTTTAGAGCATGCGTACATCAAATGACTACAGAAGCTGAGATTGATTTACTTGCTAAAGAAATAAAAAAAATCTTGACTTAA
- a CDS encoding methyltransferase domain-containing protein, which translates to MSENCCNTNPSNKEPNEFDHKDAIQERYGSAALEKESCLCTPVGFNPVLLEAIPQEVIERDYGCGDPTKYVQKNDIVLDLGSGSGKNAFICAQIVGKEGKVIGVDQNADMLSLSRSASNEFTEKIGFNNTEFLEGLIEKLDELDKDSNPLIADKSIDIILSNCVLNLVSPESRNNLLRNIKRVLKDNGRIAISDIVSNKKVPLRLQNDHDLWTGCISGAWYEPEFINDFKELGFKNLEFAERSEEPWKVIEDIEFRSVTLLGNI; encoded by the coding sequence ATGTCCGAAAATTGCTGTAATACAAATCCATCGAATAAAGAACCTAATGAATTCGATCATAAAGATGCAATTCAAGAAAGATATGGATCAGCCGCATTAGAAAAAGAGAGTTGTCTTTGTACACCAGTTGGATTTAATCCCGTTTTACTTGAAGCAATACCTCAAGAAGTTATAGAAAGAGACTACGGATGTGGTGATCCAACAAAATATGTACAAAAAAATGATATTGTCTTAGATCTCGGAAGTGGTAGCGGCAAAAATGCTTTTATTTGTGCCCAAATTGTTGGGAAAGAAGGAAAAGTTATCGGAGTTGATCAAAATGCTGACATGCTTTCTTTATCTAGATCAGCATCTAACGAATTTACAGAGAAGATAGGTTTCAACAATACAGAATTTCTAGAAGGATTAATTGAAAAACTCGATGAATTAGATAAAGATTCAAATCCATTAATCGCCGACAAATCAATAGATATCATTTTAAGTAATTGTGTTTTAAATTTGGTAAGTCCTGAATCTAGAAATAACCTTCTAAGAAATATAAAAAGAGTTTTAAAAGATAATGGAAGAATTGCAATTAGCGATATTGTATCCAACAAAAAAGTCCCTTTAAGATTGCAAAATGATCATGATCTATGGACAGGATGCATTAGTGGAGCATGGTATGAACCTGAATTTATAAATGATTTTAAAGAATTAGGTTTTAAAAATTTAGAATTTGCAGAAAGAAGTGAAGAACCTTGGAAAGTTATTGAAGATATTGAATTTAGATCAGTAACTTTATTAGGAAATATTTAA
- a CDS encoding DUF4278 domain-containing protein: protein MTTLTYRGKNYVQNKEASKKQIVELTYRRNVYTNRMDDASSSNEKAELNYRGVNYTK from the coding sequence ATGACTACTTTAACTTACAGAGGTAAAAACTACGTTCAAAACAAAGAAGCTTCTAAAAAGCAAATTGTTGAACTTACCTACAGAAGAAACGTATACACCAACAGAATGGATGACGCTTCTTCAAGTAATGAAAAAGCAGAATTAAATTACAGAGGTGTAAATTACACTAAATAA